In the Caenorhabditis elegans chromosome X genome, one interval contains:
- the kola-4 gene encoding VWFA domain-containing protein (Confirmed by transcript evidence): MLTFLILSWLAFSGTDAGTDADCSCYNKRDSNVTGTKIGLSNGYKPDNFETCYPDAGCGFIADSGGATGWSTITVTFSTPTDTTGKFTLYNGKVADNSTKITTFTVADSGTTKSYTSSTQYIYVEYTQDNATSPNAYYGSIGAGGLLPPSTITPPSTTAAPTTTPYTNPNFGRDPQLISHDILIMVNQRTTQGSDGLAALNSLAKSFVNLLSVTDDITSLYKTRLGLATVTPYSPFYAAQGEIWKMSAADVNGSLPNSGVSIDVDITTALSNAVNTFFNVSITGVSNPAPTRKNVQRSILLFTAWWSESQTPSEDLQKKFAAKGVNLAIIGYNTSPGSLNSNDWYNYVSLSTDADVAPFVNRFYLNSGLNNNLTNNWCKIIADANANNSISEPSDFFGPPKNGASWGTDNGQKSRYCNFQDSTYTYQRKEQDKLVTLTVFYELEVEKDFLKFFADGVEIESFTGVDVNNASFDVDANIITARFTSDAAGIQRGFSVTFEETKSKPTS, translated from the exons ATGTTGACCTTCCTCATTCTTTCGTGGCTAGCATTTTCAG GAACTGATGCAGGAACTGATGCCGACTGTTCATGCTACAACAAGCGTGACTCAAATGTCACGGGAACCAAAATTGGATTGAGCAATGGCTACAAGCCAGATAACTTTGAAACATGCTATCCTGATGCAGGATGTGGATTCATTGCTGACAGCGGCGGTGCTACTGGATGGAGC ACCATCACTGTTACATTCAGCACCCCGACAGATACTACAGGAAAATTCACACTTTACAATGGGAAGGTAGCAGATAATAGTACAAAGATCACCAC atttacgGTAGCTGACAGTGGTACTACTAAATCTTATACCAGTTCGACACAGTATATCTATGTGGAATACACACAAGACAACGCAACTTCACCAA aTGCATATTACGGTTCCATTGGTGCAGGAGGCCTTCTTCCTCCTTCAACAATCACTCCTCCTTCAACAACCGCCGCTCCAACCACGACACCATACACCAATCCAAATTTCGGCAGGGACCCACAACTCATTTCACatgatattttaattatgGTTAATCAGAGAACAACCCAAGGATCAGATGGATTGGCAGCA CTCAACTCATTGGCTAAGAGTTTTGTTAACCTTCTGAGTGTGACTGACGATATTACATCGCTGTACAAAACACGTCTTGGTCTTGCAACTGTAACTCCGTACTCACCATTCTATGCTGCTCAAGGAGAG atCTGGAAAATGTCTGCAGCTGATGTGAATGGATCACTTCCAAACTCTGGAGTCAGCATTGATGTCGATATTACAAC TGCATTGTCTAACGCGGTCAACACATTCTTTAACGTGAGCATTACCGGCGTCAGCAACCCGGCTCCCACaagaaaaaacgttcaaaGATCAATTCTTCTATTCACAGCATGGTG GAGCGAAAGTCAAACTCCTTCAGAGGATCTTCAAAAGAAATTCGCAGCAAAAGGTGTAAACTTGGCTATCATTGGATATAACACAAGCCCTGGTTCACTTAACTCAAATGACTGGTATAATTATGTTTCACTCAGTACCGATGCTGATGTTGCGCCATTTGTGAATAGGTTCTATCTGAATTCTGGATTGAATAATAATCTGACAAACAATT GGTGTAAAATAATCGCTGATGCTAATGCTAATAATTCTATTTCGGAACCATCAGACTTTTTTGGACCCCCCAAAAACGGAGCTTCTTGGGGAACTGATAATGGACAAAAGTCTAGATACTGTAACTTCCAAGACTCTACCTACACTTATCAAAGAAAAGAG caagaTAAACTGGTTACTTTGACGGTGTTCTACGAACTAGAAGTGGAGAAAGATTTTCTGAAGTTCTTCGCAGATGGTGTTGAAATTGAGAG tttCACCGGAGTGGATGTGAACAACGCAAGTTTTGACGTTGACGCTAATATCATCACCGCCAGGTTCACCAGCGATGCTGCTGGCATTCAACGTGGATTTAGTGTGACATTTGAAGAAACTAAGAGCAAACCCACTTCATAA
- the K06G5.3 gene encoding AT hook, DNA-binding motif-containing protein (Partially confirmed by transcript evidence) yields MSEPRDREDENLPNSPQDPVLNRQVSDDNEYGGMTHDQWLYVQMYFGHSSNGTSVNVATAAVAPAQQVGASQSASADESPPGGVVADVEQMKDLKPPQNEIPELAEARCIDDAQYEHDSAPVNPVSDIDMKMETNSQETSSNTSRKEMVAVAEMAETFQTPENGLEPPVIAAPELASPLHGDINAREVSESLLRMEDERQTETETADLDAQEHEETVSQGTHGATPLAKIAHDSEQHIDNIPERASSSRDMMTATSETSQAPEVIPNLPSKRRVPRKYPFLSLGVISQPSANPRRNPRLPIETDYPIRRGRRYPHRNGSIPVDYITLGDSNDESSSNQIPTSPSRRQSRRNHNSRDEVVSIC; encoded by the exons ATGTCTGAACCGAGAGACAGAGAGGATGAGAATCTACCGAATTCACCACAGGATCCTGTTTTGAAC agacaaGTTTCTGACGACAACGAGTACGGAGGAATGACCCATGATCAATGGTTATAcgttcaaatgtattttggcCATTCGTCCAAT gGAACTTCTGTGAACGTGGCAACGGCAGCCGTGGCTCCTGCTCAGCAGGTTGGAGCTTCACAATCAGCA AGTGCTGATGAAAGCCCACCTGGAGGAGTTGTAGCTGATGTTGAACAAATG aaagatTTGAAACCCCCGCAAAACGAGATACCAGAACTCGCTGAAGCACGATGCATCGATGATGCTcag tATGAGCACGACTCGGCTCCAGTGAATCCAGTGAGTGATATAGATATGAAGATGGAGACGAATTCGCAG gAAACTTCCTCTAACACATCTAGAAAAGAAATGGTTGCTGTTGCGGAAATGgctgaaacatttcaaaccCCAGAG AATGGCCTGGAGCCCCCGGTAATCGCGGCACCAGAACTGGCTTCACCACTACACGGCGACATTAATGCTCGG GAAGTTTCCGAGAGTCTTCTAAGAATGGAAGATGAAAGACAGACTGAAACTGAAACTGCTGACCTCGATGCACAAGAACATGAAGAAACTGTCTCGCAG GGTACACATGGGGCCACGCCACTAGCAAAAATTGCACATGACTCTGAGCAACACATAGATAATATTCCAGAG AGAGCGTCCTCTTCCAGAGACATGATGACTGCAACTTCTGAAACTTCACAAGCTCCAGAg gtaattccCAATCTACCATCAAAACGACGGGTTCCTCGCAAATATCCATTTCTATCTCTTGGAGTg attagcCAACCTTCAGCAAATCCTCGAAGAAATCCCCGGCTTCCAATTGAAACT GATTATCCAATTCGACGAGGAAGACGATATCCTCACAGGAATGGAAGTATTCCCGTGGACTAC ATCACGCTAGGCGACTCAAACGACGAAAGCTCTTCAAATCAG attccgaCTTCACCATCACGGCGACAGTCTCGCAGAAATCATAATAGTCGTGACGAAGTTGTAAGTATTTGTTAG
- the K06G5.3 gene encoding AT hook, DNA-binding motif-containing protein (Partially confirmed by transcript evidence): protein MSEPRDREDENLPNSPQDPVLNRQVSDDNEYGGMTHDQWLYVQMYFGHSSNGTSVNVATAAVAPAQQVGASQSASADESPPGGVVADVEQMKDLKPPQNEIPELAEARCIDDAQYEHDSAPVNPVSDIDMKMETNSQETSSNTSRKEMVAVAEMAETFQTPENGLEPPVIAAPELASPLHGDINAREVSESLLRMEDERQTETETADLDAQEHEETVSQGTHGATPLAKIAHDSEQHIDNIPERASSSRDMMTATSETSQAPEISQPSANPRRNPRLPIETDYPIRRGRRYPHRNGSIPVDYITLGDSNDESSSNQIPTSPSRRQSRRNHNSRDEVVSIC, encoded by the exons ATGTCTGAACCGAGAGACAGAGAGGATGAGAATCTACCGAATTCACCACAGGATCCTGTTTTGAAC agacaaGTTTCTGACGACAACGAGTACGGAGGAATGACCCATGATCAATGGTTATAcgttcaaatgtattttggcCATTCGTCCAAT gGAACTTCTGTGAACGTGGCAACGGCAGCCGTGGCTCCTGCTCAGCAGGTTGGAGCTTCACAATCAGCA AGTGCTGATGAAAGCCCACCTGGAGGAGTTGTAGCTGATGTTGAACAAATG aaagatTTGAAACCCCCGCAAAACGAGATACCAGAACTCGCTGAAGCACGATGCATCGATGATGCTcag tATGAGCACGACTCGGCTCCAGTGAATCCAGTGAGTGATATAGATATGAAGATGGAGACGAATTCGCAG gAAACTTCCTCTAACACATCTAGAAAAGAAATGGTTGCTGTTGCGGAAATGgctgaaacatttcaaaccCCAGAG AATGGCCTGGAGCCCCCGGTAATCGCGGCACCAGAACTGGCTTCACCACTACACGGCGACATTAATGCTCGG GAAGTTTCCGAGAGTCTTCTAAGAATGGAAGATGAAAGACAGACTGAAACTGAAACTGCTGACCTCGATGCACAAGAACATGAAGAAACTGTCTCGCAG GGTACACATGGGGCCACGCCACTAGCAAAAATTGCACATGACTCTGAGCAACACATAGATAATATTCCAGAG AGAGCGTCCTCTTCCAGAGACATGATGACTGCAACTTCTGAAACTTCACAAGCTCCAGAg attagcCAACCTTCAGCAAATCCTCGAAGAAATCCCCGGCTTCCAATTGAAACT GATTATCCAATTCGACGAGGAAGACGATATCCTCACAGGAATGGAAGTATTCCCGTGGACTAC ATCACGCTAGGCGACTCAAACGACGAAAGCTCTTCAAATCAG attccgaCTTCACCATCACGGCGACAGTCTCGCAGAAATCATAATAGTCGTGACGAAGTTGTAAGTATTTGTTAG
- the cyp-13B2 gene encoding Cytochrome P450 (Confirmed by transcript evidence), giving the protein MGVIVCLVAIIGVVAGYFKWIHSYWKRRGIEGPVGLPFIGSFYDLADREKPRGFIINKWTKMFGKVFGYYEGVIPVLVVSDLDMLQEMFIKKFDCFYARKTTNLIHGNLECSQEEPRVNLFAARGARWKRLRALASPAFSVKALKQIHETMEDSVFSMVDHMSKQVNGEAFNIHEYYQEFTYDVISRLAMGQTYSEQFNNEGVDIVKKIFLRKNRVYPWYLAVMFPGFENTIKNTFFNHEAVRGGDVGKLLKFCETAVHDRLKERADNVEQGIENPHNDFIDMFLDYYTDTNIEDNAFGIKVEKKVTSEDVIGACFVFLLAGFDTTANTLAYASYLLAKHPQEMRKVQDEIDRICTSEHISYDDIGKLRYMDAVIREALRMYPVAWFACSRECVQATTLGNYYIEKGVRIEADVRALHYSEEIWGKNANEFVPERWLESSPRHNMSWIPFGAGPRQCVGMRLGLSEAKTALAHLLRRFSILAGPKTEKELHLQGCTTTSPEKVTVHLMTRD; this is encoded by the exons ATGGGTGTTATTGTTTGCCTTGTTGCAATTATTGGTGTTGTTGCTGG atattttaaatGGATACACAGTTATTGGAAACGACGAGGAATTGAAGGTCCTGTTGGATTGCCATTTATTGGCTCGTTTTATGACCTAGCAGATAGAGAGAAACCAAGAGGATTTATTATAAATAAATGGACAAAG ATGTTTGGAAAAGTATTCGGATATTATGAAGGTGTTATACCGGTTCTTGTTGTCAGTGATTTGGACATGCTTCAAGAAATGTTCATCAAGAAATTTGATTGCTTTTACGCCAGAAAAACCACCAATCTTATCCATGGAAATCTCGAATGCTCACAAGAAGAGCCAAGAGTAAATTTATTCGCTGCTCGTGGAGCCAGATGGAAGCGATTGAGAGCCTTGGCGTCTCCtgcattttcagtcaaagcATTGAAACAG attcatGAAACTATGGAGGACAGTGTGTTTAGCATGGTTGATCACATGTCGAAACAAGTAAACGGAGAAGCGTTCAATATTCATGA GTACTATCAGGAATTTACTTATGACGTCATCTCTCGCTTGGCGATGGGCCAAACATATTCCGAGCAGTTCAACAATGAGGGGGTGGACATTGTAAAGAAA ATCTTTCTACGCAAAAATCGTGTCTACCCCTGGTACCTGGCAGTAATGTTTCCAGGCTTTGAAAACACTATCAAAAATACTTTCTTCAACCATGAAGCTGTACGCGGTGGAGACGTTGGAAAACTATTGAAGTTTTGTGAGACCGCTGTTCACGACCGATTGAAGGAGAGG gcGGACAATGTTGAACAAGGAATTGAAAATCCTCATAATGATTTCATTGATATGTTCCTCGACTATTACACCGACACCAACATCGAAGATAACGCTTTTGGAATAAAggttgagaaaaaagtgacatCTGAAGACGTGATCGGAGcttgttttgtgtttttgcTAGCCGGCTTTGACACAACTGCAAATACTTTGGCTTACGCCTCTTATCTACTAGCAAAACATCCACAAGAAATGAGAAAGGTGCAAGATGAAATTGACAGAATATGCACATCAGAACACATTTCCTATGAtgatattggaaaattgaggTATATGGATGCAGTGATAAGAGAAGCTTTGAGAATGTATCCAGTTGCCTGGTT cGCTTGCTCAAGAGAATGCGTTCAAGCAACAACACTTGGTAATTACTATATCGAAAAAGGAGTCCGAATTGAAGCTGATGTGAGAGCTTTGCATTATTCTGAAGAGATCTGGGGAAAGAATGCTAACGAGTTTGTACCAGAAAG ATGGCTCGAATCCTCACCTCGTCATAACATGTCTTGGATACCGTTTGGTGCAGGTCCTCGACAGTGTGTTGGAATGCGTCTTGGACTTTCTGAGGCAAAAACTGCACTTGCTCATTTGCTCCGAAGATTCTCTATTTTGGCTGGtccaaaaacggaaaaagaaTTACACTTACAAGGCTGTACGACAACATCTCCAGAAAAGGTTACTGTACATTTGATGACAAGGGATTGA